A single Oryctolagus cuniculus chromosome 16, mOryCun1.1, whole genome shotgun sequence DNA region contains:
- the LOC103345952 gene encoding uncharacterized protein, with amino-acid sequence MKRLEENLLETSHDTGIGDDLSHKISKVQCVGARRSAPARWWLRVPGQRKFTQCSEPGLLLHTCLRGSFAVHLPFQAVCERNTRPAPLLLLPLLSLGPRPPPRAGDFACPARSALLHLRVLERAAGLPANSPGKCGDQGGAWTRVRAGARAAGGWRLGDPALGALPSEPAPRSGLWRLRPQPSSLPAPRGPRALLPSNFPPCILFWASLVGERTAEEGSGTPLVHIFIEPRSHFGLVERMPSGRASWSTLRRFRRQSGAGGPQQGARGGGQMAQPRCPHSARAQPASPRSATPRWLSYSSCSWNVFPTAVLVSCYCVKSCLETAVGPPAEEAYCMDVHLGDGRE; translated from the exons TGCGTGGGTGCACGTCGGAGCGCGCCTGCGCGCTGGTGGCTCCGCGTCCCGGGGCAGCGGAAGTTCACGCAGTGTTCAGAGCCGGGGCTATTGCTCCACACGTGCTTGCGGGGGTCTTTTGCTGTACACCTTCCATTCCAGGCAGTTTGCGAGCGCAACACCCGGCCGGCCCCGCTGCTTCTCCTTCCGCTGCTGTCGCTGGGTCCGAGGCCACCCCCACGCGCCGGGGACTTTGCCTGCCCCGCACGCTCCGCCTTGCTGCACCTGCGTGTCCTGGAGCGCGCCGCCGGGCTCCCCGCCAATTCCCCCGGCAAGTGCGGAGACCAGGGAGGGGCGTGGACGCGGGTGCGTGCGGGTGCGAGGGCGGCTGGCGGCTGGCGGCTCGGGGACCCGGCTCTGGGTGCGCTGCCCAGCGAGCCGGCGCCCCGATCCGGGCTGTGGCGGCTCCGACCGCAGCCTTCCAGCCTCCCGGCGCCCCGCGGGCCCCGTGCGCTGCTTCCCTCCAACTTTCCGCCCTGCATTTTGTTCTGGGCGAGCCTGGTAGGCGAGAGGACGGCGGAAGAAGGCAGCGGGACTCCCCTCGTCCATATTTTCATAGAGCCCCGGTCCCACTTTGGCTTGGTGGAGAGAATGCCCTCTGGCCGGGCTTCCTGGTCAACCCTGCGGCGGTTCCGGCGGCAGAGCGGGGCTGGTGGCCCCCAGCAAGGAGCCCGGGGCGGCGGGCAGATGGCTCAGCCTCGCTGCCCCCACTCTGCACGCGCACAACCCGCAAG TCCCCGCAGTGCCACTCCCCGCTGGTTGTCCTACAGCTCCTGCAGCTGGAA TGTGTTTCCCACGGCAGTGCTCGTGTCCTGCTACTGTGTGAAGAGCTGCCTAGAGACAGCTGTCGGCCCACCTGCTGAAGAAGCGTATTGCATGGATGTTCATCTGGGAGACGGCCGAGAATAG